From the genome of Leishmania panamensis strain MHOM/PA/94/PSC-1 chromosome 4 sequence, one region includes:
- a CDS encoding hypothetical protein (TriTrypDB/GeneDB-style sysID: LpmP.04.1180), whose amino-acid sequence MSESGRNDPPEDSVPTNVDNSDIEYHYLRTPKQGNFAGGNNSGLNTSDHNAISSFLLIGKLKSVVYEVLYNLENHGNLHDIDEFIAVTEDCLKALKTVKVERRIEARRMNLSMRIQVNSSMNALTTPSNRELDDALGDTVRTSAAMVSQGPQNYKAALLRQKLPSPKHSPARTDVQTRGDVEAARYASALRAEERQRQAEERRFDILQEIKQKSEVADARSLRAKARRVEAEARQRMETLDRMDNGVRRAEEARRQTREKAQRAHSRVEQVLLTKELLQQNKALLLDKKMSDVEHNQEQMRGKLQKQALERQEAVRAAAERRRNLSQERQEKQQQREQHRVDNLRRIDEQKKVDQEVKQQKAREWEKKVQQHHVDTTAEAEAQIRKTEEKFQQSAQLLEEQREKRQQKLERQEQKLREAKERRDKELEARVMLEEMMPRMSEQEAEQQASRMSRLSITTVHHGKVFVDTYQKMSTQSAKDLNRSRLRVVFSRLSSAVTAALLMQCKHPLSELTTLSLGDMDYEYVRYFNAFDTLAKVLVEARKARDFGTMRQTSDVLLSLFVHEKEGRENVVYFIKSGCTASLSTCLRDEARSLPLKHNTEALRCAMEVLGMCLEKISAEAQGAAKLIPVRDQLLNEMEVVGVDSVCVAVLQTCTEEEELYLAYTALCIIYTELSVITRRKGEVKRHWFQQITTSLFTLLQNMLTPNGSPLRECDVSLSGERVTILFCLFRTLNTLARWQLTKFQELLHDGSTDAGAAVDAAQERKGEIKRTVSADSLPALITRTELFHVLSGFFMFIHGHLEELETIPPSEDAAGTTGKNIRSSFEEALQFGVTLNGFPPFPCGNDCDPGDSHRLGGKHYHLRAALHECILLVGYLCFDDALLQDMMGWGRKKPLIGMMLNVLPIAYFSNARHILFPTILSAILQNNRNSMIVREEMSLAELLQFILQEYDPLTKRAKMYAQEHHKQLVAHKMETDPRFALMVKLQGKSWADMVDDDDLPPATPHSSETTSTTPAVEKEKLCKGLRATSLNPSNYFKLERRLPISYWPAAIEQLERLRQL is encoded by the coding sequence ATGTCCGAAAGCGGTCGAAATGATCCGCCAGAGGACTCGGTACCGACTAACGTCGACAACAGCGATATCGAGTACCACTACCTTCGCACACCCAAGCAGGGGAACTTCGCGGGCGGCAACAACAGTGGACTAAATACCAGCGACCACAACGCGATTTCTAGCTTCTTGCTTATCGGCAAGCTCAAGTCCGTCGTGTACGAAGTTCTGTATAACCTGGAAAACCATGGCAACTTACATGACATTGATGAATTTATCGCCGTAACGGAAGACTGCCTGAAGGCTCTCAAGACCGTCAAGGTGGAGCGGCGCATTGAAGCACGCCGAATGAATCTCTCCATGCGCATCCAGGTAAACTCTTCCATGAACGCGCTGACGACACCATCAAACAGGGAGCTGGACGACGCGTTAGGGGACACTGTGCGTACCTCTGCCGCCATGGTGAGCCAGGGACCTCAAAACTACAaggctgcgctgctgaggcagAAGCTGCCATCTCCCAAGCACTCTCCAGCCCGGACAGATGTCCAGACAAGAGGCGACGTGGAGGCTGCTCGGTACGCATCAGCGCTGCGGGCAGAGGAGCGTCAGAGGCAGGCAGAGGAGCGCCGGTTCGACATACTGCAGGAAATAAAGCAGAAGTCGGAGGTGGCCGATGCTAGAAGCCTGCGCGCCAAAGCGCGgcgcgtggaggcggaggcaagGCAACGCATGGAGACGCTGGATCGAATGGACAACGGAGTGCGCCGTGCGGAAGAGGCACGGCGGCAGACTCGAGAGAAGGCCCAGCGTGCCCACTCCCGAGtggagcaggtgctgctcacgaaagagctgctgcagcagaacAAGGCGCTTTTGCTGGACAAGAAAATGAGCGATGTGGAACATAATCAGGAGCAGATGCGGGGGAAACTGCAAAAGCAGGCACTGGAGCGGCAGGAGGCAGTACGGGCCGCGGCTGAGCGTCGCCGAAACTTAAGCCAGGAGCGACAGgagaagcaacagcagcgtgaACAGCACCGTGTTGACAATCTGCGCCGAATCGACGAGCAGAAGAAGGTGGACCAGGAagtgaagcagcagaaggcacGTGAAtgggagaagaaggtgcagcagcaccatgtCGACACCACCGCAGAGGCCGAGGCGCAGATCCGCAAGACGGAGGAAAAGTTTCAGCAGAGCGCCCAGCTgttggaggagcagcgggagaagcggcagcagaagctgGAGCGGCAGGAACAGAAGCTACGCGAGGCGAAGGAGCGTCGCGacaaggagctggaggcTCGGGTGATGTTGGAGGAGATGATGCCGCGCATGTCAGAGCAGgaagcggagcagcaggcatcGCGCATGTCGCGTCTATCCATCACAACGGTGCACCACGGCAAGGTGTTTGTGGACACGTACCAAAAAATGTCGACGCAGTCTGCCAAGGATCTGAATCGCAGCCGGCTACGCGTCGTTTTCAGTCGTCTCTCGTCAGCTGTGACTGCGGCATTGTTGATGCAGTGCAAGCATCCCTTGAGTGAACTTACAACATTGTCTCTCGGGGATATGGACTACGAATATGTGCGCTACTTCAATGCATTCGATACACTGGCTAAGGTTCTCGTGGAGGCTCGGAAAGCACGCGACTTTGGGACCATGCGGCAGACAAGCGATGTCTTGTTGTCTTTGTTTGTGCATGAGAAGGAGGGCAGAGAGAACGTGGTGTACTTCATCAAGAGTGGGTGCACCGCTTCGCTTTCGACGTGCCTACGTGACGAGGCTCGCTCGCTGCCCCTTAAGCACAACACTGAGGCCCTCCGCTGCGCCATGGAAGTTCTGGGCATGTGTCTGGAGAAGATCAGCGCTGAGGCGCAGGGAGCAGCAAAGTTGATACCAGTTCGGGACCAGCTACTTAACGAGATGGAGGTCGTTGGCGTTGACAGCGTCTGCGTTGCAGTACTTCAAACCTgcactgaggaggaggagctatACCTGGCATACACCGCCCTCTGCATCATTTACACGGAGCTGAGCGTGATAACCCGCCGCAAGGGAGAGGTAAAGCGACACTGGTTTCAGCAGATCAcgacctctctctttacGCTACTGCAAAACATGCTCACCCCGAACGGCTCGCCACTGCGGGAGTGTGATGTGAGTCTCTCGGGCGAGCGGGTAACCATTCTATTTTGCCTGTTTCGCACCCTCAACACCCTCGCGCGCTGGCAGCTGACGAAGTTTCAAGAGTTGCTGCACGATGGTTCCACCGATGCTGGGGCCGCCGTGGACGCggcgcaagagagaaaaggcgagaTAAAGCGGACCGTCTCTGCCGACTCGCTGCCAGCACTTATCACTCGCACGGAGCTGTTTCACGTTCTCAGCGGATTTTTCATGTTTATCCACGGTCACCTCGAGGAGCTTGAGACGATCCCGCCCTCAGAGGACGCTGCAGGAACGACTGGGAAGAACATTAGAAGCTCTTtcgaagaggcgctgcagttCGGCGTCACGTTGAACGGCTTTCCACCCTTCCCTTGTGGCAACGACTGCGATCCGGGCGATTCGCACAGGTTAGGTGGCAAGCACTACCATTTGCGGGCGGCCCTGCATGAGTGCATCCTTCTCGTCGGCTACCTGTGCTTTGATGACGCACTGCTCCAAGACATGATGGGATGGGGAAGGAAGAAACCGCTCATTGGCATGATGCTGAATGTGCTGCCCATCGCCTACTTCTCCAATGCCCGGCACATTTTGTTTCCGACAATTCTCTCCGCCATTCTTCAAAACAACCGAAACTCGATGATCGTCCGTGAGGAGATGTCGCTGGCAGAGTTGCTGCAATTCATCTTGCAGGAGTACGATCCCTTGACCAAGAGGGCAAAAATGTACGCTCAGGAGCACCATAAGCAGCTGGTGGCGCATAAGATGGAGACAGATCCCCGCTTTGCACTCATGGTGAAACTGCAGGGCAAGTCGTGGGCAGACATGGTGGACGATGACGACCTCCCACCGGCAACACCGCACTCGTCCGAGACAACGAGCACTACCCcagcggtggagaaggagaaactGTGCAAAGGACTTCGTGCAACGTCGCTAAACCCAAGCAACTACTTCAAATTAGAGAGGCGGCTGCCCATATCGTATTGGCCCGCGGCGATAGAGCAGCTGGAAAGGCTGCGCCAGCTGTAG